Proteins found in one Vagococcus carniphilus genomic segment:
- a CDS encoding transporter substrate-binding domain-containing protein: MKEKLNKIPFLFLFTFLMVMLAGCQSKTVANQEILEKATESNQITWGVKYDTKLFGSINIEKRKVEGFDIDIASALTKEILGEDAQAEFVEVTSKTRIPLLKNGNIDAIIATMTISEERKKQVDFSDVYFDAGQSLLVKKGSDIKDISDLNKNKTVLAVKGSTSTENIRKHAPEAKVLELENYAEAFTALQSGQGDAFTTDNSILLGMSSENPNYVLTGEKFTDEPYGIAINKGQDKFRETINEAIVKIKENGTYTKIYKKWFNEEPK, from the coding sequence ATGAAAGAAAAATTAAATAAAATACCTTTTCTTTTTTTGTTTACTTTTTTAATGGTAATGCTAGCTGGTTGTCAAAGTAAAACAGTAGCAAATCAGGAAATACTTGAAAAAGCAACAGAGAGTAATCAAATAACTTGGGGTGTTAAGTATGATACAAAGTTATTTGGTTCAATCAATATTGAAAAAAGAAAAGTTGAAGGTTTTGATATTGATATCGCAAGTGCTTTGACCAAAGAGATCTTAGGTGAAGACGCTCAAGCTGAATTTGTGGAAGTGACATCAAAAACAAGAATTCCTTTGCTCAAAAATGGGAATATTGATGCAATTATTGCGACTATGACAATCAGTGAAGAAAGAAAAAAACAGGTTGATTTTTCAGATGTTTATTTTGATGCAGGTCAATCATTGCTTGTTAAAAAAGGCAGTGATATTAAGGACATCTCTGATTTAAATAAAAACAAAACAGTTTTAGCTGTTAAAGGATCTACCTCAACTGAAAATATTAGAAAGCATGCTCCAGAAGCTAAAGTATTAGAACTGGAAAATTATGCAGAAGCTTTCACTGCTCTTCAATCAGGGCAAGGAGATGCTTTTACGACTGATAATAGTATTTTATTAGGAATGTCTAGTGAAAATCCTAACTATGTTTTAACGGGTGAGAAGTTTACAGATGAACCTTACGGAATTGCGATTAATAAAGGTCAAGATAAATTTAGAGAAACAATTAATGAAGCTATTGTTAAGATTAAAGAAAATGGTACATATACAAAAATTTATAAAAAATGGTTTAATGAAGAACCTAAGTAG
- a CDS encoding amino acid ABC transporter ATP-binding protein yields the protein MISFKHVEKYYGSFHALKDINLTIERGEVVVAIGPSGSGKSTMLRCINALEEITTGELLVDGVDIHDKKTNLNEVRKNLGMVFQHFNLYPNMTVLENVTIAPIKVLKEDKETATKKAEKLLEKVGMLHKKDEYPTQLSGGQQQRIAIARSLAMEPDVMLFDEPTSALDPEMVGEVLDVMKSLAKDSGMTMIVVTHEMGFAREVADRVIFMADGQILEDRESESFFDHPKDERAKQFLSKIINH from the coding sequence ATGATTTCATTTAAACATGTGGAAAAATACTATGGTTCATTCCATGCTTTAAAAGATATCAATTTAACAATTGAGAGAGGGGAAGTCGTTGTAGCGATAGGTCCATCTGGATCAGGAAAGAGCACAATGCTTCGTTGTATTAATGCGCTAGAAGAAATCACTACGGGAGAGTTATTAGTGGATGGTGTTGATATTCACGACAAAAAAACAAACTTAAATGAAGTGCGAAAAAATTTAGGAATGGTTTTTCAGCATTTTAATTTATATCCAAATATGACGGTTTTAGAAAATGTGACGATTGCTCCTATTAAGGTGTTAAAAGAAGATAAGGAAACAGCTACTAAAAAAGCTGAAAAATTATTAGAAAAAGTTGGCATGTTACATAAAAAAGATGAATATCCAACACAATTATCAGGTGGTCAACAACAGCGTATTGCTATTGCAAGAAGTTTAGCGATGGAACCAGATGTGATGCTGTTTGATGAGCCAACTTCAGCACTAGACCCTGAAATGGTTGGGGAAGTACTAGATGTTATGAAATCTCTAGCTAAAGACTCTGGTATGACAATGATTGTAGTCACTCATGAAATGGGATTTGCTCGTGAAGTAGCAGATCGAGTTATTTTTATGGCAGATGGGCAAATCTTAGAAGATAGAGAGTCAGAAAGCTTTTTTGATCATCCAAAAGATGAAAGAGCTAAACAATTCTTAAGTAAAATTATTAATCATTAG